The Gemmatimonadota bacterium genomic sequence GCCGTGCCGGCCGCGTCGAGCACGGTGAGCGACGCACGGGTCGAGACCTGCGGAATACCACGTGGCGCCGTTCCCCCGGCACCTGGTGGCCCACCTCCGCCGATCCTGGTCCCGCAGCCCGAACAGAAGCGCGCCGTCTCGTCGGTGCGAATCGTCCCGCAGGTCCGACAGAACGTCAACGTCTCATCGGTCACGATGGCCATCCGAAAGCCGCACCGTGCACAAAAAGGCACGCCAACTCGGTTAGCGTGCCCACATTTGTCGCACCTGCCGAGCATGGGAGGAAACTGGGCGCGCCCAGTCGTCCCGATGATCAGACCTGGCGTGGCCTCGCCACACCCGGTGCAGAATCGCACACCGGGGAGAGTCGCTGGTTGCACTTGGTGCAAGCTGCCACGTGAAAGCAGGAAAATATGAGGGAATCAGGGCCCGCAGGACGTCCGAAAATGGCACACACAGGCGTACGGAGCAACTCCAGTGCCGGATTCGGCGGCGCCGGAATCCCATGCGCTGCTTGGAGATGCGTGTGTTTCGCGGGGAAGATCGCCCGAAAGCTGTGGCGACAAAGCTGCGAGCCCACGGCGTGCGCGCATCAGTCGTCGCACTGTTGCAATGCCCTAACGCTCGCTGGTTCGGTCCAGGACTCTGTAGTCGACGATCACCGGCCGATGGTCCGAGCCGACGTCTCCGGCAACCCGCGCCCGGATCGGACGGACGCCAGTACTGCTGAACACATGATCAATCCGAAGCCGGATCCAGCCATTGTAGCGCGTGTAGCCGAAACCGCTCCCCAACCGATCAAACGCGTTCGTCAGGTCTCCAAAGCTGTCCCTGAGGTTGCGGCTTTCCGGGGGGGCGTTGAAGTCCCCAACGATCAGCATGGGGATGACGCCACCGTCGGCAAACGCGCGCTCGACGCGCCTCCATCTCCCGGATATCCATGTTGTCCCGAAGCCGCGTCAGGTCCGGGTCACCTTCGGCGACGGATTCGAGCCCTTCCGGGCTGT encodes the following:
- a CDS encoding endonuclease/exonuclease/phosphatase family protein is translated as MLIVGDFNAPPESRNLRDSFGDLTNAFDRLGSGFGYTRYNGWIRLRIDHVFSSTGVRPIRARVAGDVGSDHRPVIVDYRVLDRTSER